One Chloroflexota bacterium DNA window includes the following coding sequences:
- a CDS encoding helix-turn-helix transcriptional regulator produces the protein MIVLNVGRFAEEKGLSIQDLADRADISYNTAKGLYRGYTTRVDLPILDKICSILEVSPGDLLVQVPDNEPVGLFYPKKVELAQLQQTN, from the coding sequence ATGATCGTATTAAACGTGGGAAGATTTGCAGAAGAAAAAGGGTTATCTATTCAAGATCTGGCAGATCGAGCTGATATCTCGTATAACACTGCAAAAGGTTTGTATCGTGGTTATACGACACGCGTAGACCTGCCAATCTTAGATAAGATTTGCTCAATTCTTGAAGTTTCACCTGGTGATTTACTGGTACAAGTGCCAGATAATGAACCCGTTGGACTTTTTTATCCTAAAAAAGTAGAACTGGCCCAACTTCAGCAGACTAACTAG